Proteins found in one Triticum aestivum cultivar Chinese Spring chromosome 4D, IWGSC CS RefSeq v2.1, whole genome shotgun sequence genomic segment:
- the LOC123100354 gene encoding FCS-Like Zinc finger 17, which translates to MISRSPSLFQIDDGEAQDQDQAGTPTMATAGELVGLRLIIQPSPRRQQRPALAVLRRSSVRSPAADLQENSGCRPFVGLEFLKCCLCCCKKIDGDMDVFVYKGEQAFCSAECRCQQMAREERREIEILVRKRRDAFHSRRAAPGKTIGGPDRHARVQISSFC; encoded by the exons ATGATTTCGAGGTCTCCCAGCCTCTTCCAGATCGACGACGGAGAGGCCCAGGATCAGGATCAGGCGGGGACGCCAACAATGGCGACCGCCGGGGAGCTCGTCGGGCTCCGGCTGATCATACAGCCCTCGCCGAGGCGACAACAACGGCCGGCGCTGGCCGTCCTCAGGAGGTCTTCGGTGAGGTCCCCGGCTGCCGACCTCCAGGAGAACAGCGGCTGCCGGCCGTTCGTGGGCCTTGAGTTCTTGAAGTGCTGCCTCTGCTGCTGCAAGAAGATCGACGGCGACATGGACGTCTTCGTGTACAA GGGAGAGCAAGCCTTCTGCAGCGCCGAGTGCCGGTGTCAGCAGATGGCCAGGGAGGAGAGGCGGGAGATCGAGATCCTGGTCAGGAAGCGGCGTGACGCGTTCCACAGCCGCCGTGCAGCACCGGGCAAGACGATCGGAGGACCGGACCGCCACGCGAGGGTGCAAATCTCAAGTTTTTGCTAG